One Candidatus Mikella endobia genomic window carries:
- the rluD gene encoding 23S rRNA pseudouridine(1911/1915/1917) synthase RluD yields the protein MIKYYQLTGILNKSQFGQRLDLALAKLFPKYSRSQIKIWILKGLVKLNNKVKLIPKEKIYGNENVHIQIIIEKKISYKSQNIFLNIVFEDEYIIIINKPCNIVVHPGAGNNDNTILNALLHYFPPISQVPRAGIVHRLDKNTTGLMVIAKTILAYIRLVELLKKRKIKREYEAIVIGNIISGNTINQPIARHKYNRIKMAVNPMGKIAITHYRILEHFRAHTRLRICLDTGRTHQIRVHMAYINHHLLGDPLYGKKFQFLKDSSEYCNKILHSFNRQALHAILLCFYHPITLVKMEWYIPLPQDMINLIAVLRDDFLTYKVKNL from the coding sequence ATGATAAAATATTATCAACTTACTGGAATATTAAATAAATCACAATTTGGTCAACGTTTAGATTTAGCTTTAGCTAAATTATTTCCTAAATATTCAAGATCACAGATAAAAATTTGGATTTTAAAAGGATTAGTAAAATTAAATAATAAAGTTAAATTAATACCTAAAGAAAAAATATATGGTAATGAAAATGTTCATATACAAATAATTATAGAAAAAAAGATATCATATAAATCACAAAATATATTCTTAAATATTGTTTTTGAAGATGAATATATAATTATTATTAATAAACCATGTAATATAGTAGTACATCCAGGTGCTGGAAATAATGACAATACTATTTTAAATGCTTTATTACATTATTTTCCTCCAATTTCCCAAGTTCCTCGTGCTGGAATTGTTCATCGTTTAGATAAAAATACTACTGGTTTAATGGTAATAGCTAAAACAATTCTAGCATATATTCGTTTAGTAGAATTATTAAAAAAACGAAAAATTAAACGTGAATATGAAGCTATTGTTATAGGTAACATAATCTCAGGAAATACTATTAATCAACCCATTGCTCGTCATAAGTATAATAGAATTAAAATGGCCGTGAATCCTATGGGAAAAATAGCTATAACTCATTATCGTATTTTAGAACATTTTCGTGCTCATACTAGATTACGGATATGTTTAGATACTGGTCGTACTCATCAGATTCGTGTTCATATGGCCTATATTAATCATCATTTGTTAGGTGATCCTCTTTATGGTAAAAAATTTCAATTTTTAAAAGATTCTTCAGAATACTGTAATAAAATATTACATAGTTTTAATAGACAAGCATTACATGCAATTTTATTATGTTTTTATCATCCTATAACATTAGTTAAAATGGAATGGTATATTCCATTACCCCAAGATATGATAAATTTAATAGCAGTATTAAGAGATGATTTTTTAACTTATAAAGTTAAAAACTTATAA
- the clpB gene encoding ATP-dependent chaperone ClpB, which produces MQLNRFTNKFKLVLDHAQSMAFKKKNQFLESIHIMSVLLKQKDNIVYSLFQFAGINIISIINSVEKACELLPQLNELNSDVQLSPNLISILNLCNRIAQQRTVNVISSEIFILASLEISGILSDILKSAGATKENITKAIEQIDNSKLMNNSFIEEDYSQVLKNFTIDLTEYAEKGKLDPVIGRDEEIRRTIQVLQRRTKNNPVLIGEPGVGKTAIVEGLAQRIVNSEVPEGLKKNRVLSLDMGLLIAGAKYRGEFEERLKSLLKEISKHKGNIILFIDELHTMVGTGNIDGAMDISNMLKPSLARGELHCVGATTLDEYRKFIEKDAALERRFQKIFIFEPNVEDTIAILRGLKERYELHHNVQITDPAIVAAANLSYRYIADRQLPDKAIDLIDEAASNIRIQIDSKPEELDRLERKIIQLKLEQQALKKDSDEASIKRLNIINNDLSKKEKDYIELEKEWKSEKNSLLKAQNLKTELEKTKILLEQSRRIGDLALMSELQYGKIPELEKEILLISQSVNKSLRLLRNRVTDIEIAEVLAKWTGIPVSKMLESEKTKLLNIEHNLHQKIIGQIEAVESVANAIRSSRTGLADPNKPIGSFMFLGPTGVGKTELCKTLAMFLFDSDHAMIRIDMSEFMEKHSVSRLIGAPPGYLGYEEGGFLTEAVKRRPYSVILLDEIEKAHVDIFNILLQLLDDGRLTDGKGRTVDFLNTVVIMTSNLGSDIIQERFDKINYLEMKNIVLDIVNHHFRPEFINRIDEIVVFHPLNKDHLIQIAQIQLKNLFQRLESKGYIISNISTEALSLLCKYGFDPIYGARPLKRAIKQEIENPLSKMILSGKLLTDKSIKLDVKNNHIDIIQ; this is translated from the coding sequence ATGCAGTTAAATCGTTTTACTAATAAATTTAAATTAGTTCTCGATCATGCTCAATCTATGGCTTTTAAAAAAAAGAATCAATTTCTTGAATCTATACATATTATGTCAGTTTTATTAAAACAAAAAGATAATATTGTCTATTCTTTATTTCAATTTGCTGGGATTAATATCATATCGATTATCAATTCAGTAGAAAAAGCTTGTGAACTTCTTCCTCAATTAAATGAACTTAATAGTGATGTGCAACTATCACCAAATTTAATTAGTATACTTAATTTATGTAATAGAATAGCACAACAACGTACTGTTAATGTTATTTCTTCTGAAATTTTTATTTTAGCTTCATTAGAAATAAGTGGAATTTTATCTGATATTTTAAAATCAGCAGGTGCTACAAAAGAAAATATTACTAAAGCAATTGAACAAATAGATAATAGTAAATTAATGAATAATTCTTTTATTGAAGAAGATTATTCTCAAGTATTAAAAAATTTTACTATTGATTTAACTGAATATGCTGAAAAAGGAAAACTTGATCCTGTTATTGGTCGTGATGAAGAAATTCGTCGAACTATTCAAGTACTTCAACGTCGTACTAAAAATAATCCTGTTCTTATAGGTGAACCAGGAGTAGGTAAAACAGCTATTGTTGAAGGATTAGCACAACGTATTGTTAATAGTGAAGTACCTGAAGGATTAAAGAAAAATCGTGTTTTATCACTTGATATGGGATTATTAATAGCTGGTGCAAAATATCGTGGTGAATTTGAAGAAAGACTTAAATCTTTATTAAAAGAGATTTCAAAACATAAAGGTAATATAATTTTATTTATAGATGAATTACATACTATGGTAGGAACAGGTAATATTGATGGAGCAATGGATATTAGTAATATGTTAAAACCTTCTCTTGCTAGAGGTGAACTTCATTGTGTAGGAGCTACTACACTTGATGAATATCGTAAATTTATTGAAAAAGATGCAGCACTAGAACGTCGGTTTCAAAAAATATTTATATTTGAACCAAATGTAGAAGATACTATTGCTATTTTAAGAGGATTAAAAGAACGTTATGAATTACATCATAATGTACAAATTACAGATCCAGCTATAGTTGCTGCTGCAAATTTATCTTATAGATATATAGCAGATCGTCAATTACCAGATAAAGCTATTGATCTTATAGATGAAGCTGCTTCTAATATTAGAATACAAATAGATTCTAAACCAGAAGAATTAGATCGATTAGAAAGAAAAATCATTCAATTAAAATTAGAACAACAAGCATTAAAAAAAGATTCAGATGAAGCTAGTATAAAAAGATTAAATATTATTAATAATGATTTATCTAAAAAAGAAAAAGATTATATTGAACTTGAAAAAGAATGGAAATCAGAAAAAAATTCTTTATTAAAAGCGCAAAATTTAAAAACAGAATTAGAAAAAACAAAAATTTTACTTGAACAATCAAGACGTATTGGTGATTTAGCATTAATGTCTGAATTACAATATGGAAAAATTCCTGAATTAGAAAAAGAAATTTTACTTATTTCACAATCTGTAAATAAATCTTTACGATTATTACGTAATCGTGTAACTGATATTGAAATTGCTGAAGTGTTAGCAAAATGGACAGGAATTCCTGTATCTAAAATGTTAGAAAGTGAAAAAACAAAATTATTAAATATAGAGCATAATTTACATCAAAAAATTATTGGTCAAATTGAAGCAGTAGAATCAGTTGCTAATGCTATTCGTAGCAGTCGTACTGGTTTAGCAGATCCTAATAAACCTATAGGTTCATTTATGTTTTTAGGACCTACTGGAGTTGGAAAAACAGAGTTATGTAAAACATTAGCTATGTTTTTATTTGATAGTGATCATGCAATGATTCGTATTGATATGTCAGAATTTATGGAAAAACATTCAGTATCTCGTTTAATAGGTGCTCCTCCAGGCTATCTTGGTTATGAAGAAGGAGGATTTTTAACAGAAGCAGTAAAACGTCGTCCTTATTCTGTTATTTTATTAGATGAAATTGAAAAAGCTCATGTAGATATTTTTAATATTTTATTGCAATTATTAGATGATGGTCGTTTAACTGATGGTAAAGGTCGTACAGTAGATTTTCTAAATACTGTAGTTATTATGACTTCAAATTTAGGATCTGATATTATTCAAGAACGTTTTGATAAAATTAATTATTTGGAAATGAAAAATATAGTATTAGATATAGTTAATCATCATTTTCGTCCAGAATTTATTAATAGGATAGATGAAATTGTAGTATTTCATCCCCTTAATAAGGATCATTTAATTCAAATTGCACAAATTCAATTAAAAAATTTATTTCAACGTTTAGAATCAAAAGGATATATTATTAGTAATATAAGTACAGAAGCATTATCTTTATTATGTAAATATGGTTTTGATCCTATTTATGGTGCTCGACCATTAAAAAGAGCTATAAAACAAGAAATAGAAAATCCATTATCTAAAATGATTTTATCAGGAAAATTATTAACAGATAAATCAATAAAATTAGATGTAAAAAATAATCATATTGATATAATTCAATAA
- the asnS gene encoding asparagine--tRNA ligase encodes MNKLTIVEIIQGHVIEGNKITVYGWVRTRRDSRAGLSFLTIYDGSCFESLQIVINNNISNYNNEVIRLTTGCSVSITGKIVKSLGKGQNYEIQASQIEVIGWVNDPNTYPIAAKKHSLEYLREVAHLRPRTNIIGAVVRIRHTLAQAIHRFMNEHGFFWVSTPLITASNTEGAGEMFRVSTLDLENLPRLNNGKINYDKDFFGKEAFLTVSGQLNGESYACAMSKIYTFGPTFRAENSNTSRHLAEFWMVEPEVAFATLTDILKLAESLLKDIFKIVLNERYDDMQFFTTVINKNIVNRLTKILNMNFIQIDYTEAINILKKYDFNFKNKIYWGMDLSSECERYLVDKYFQAPVIIQNYPKNIKAFYMRINNDNKTVASIDILMPGIGEIIGGSQREERLDYLDNRLFEMGLNKEDYWWYRDLRKYGTIPHSGFGLGLERLILYITGIQNIRDVIPFPRSSRNINF; translated from the coding sequence GTGAATAAACTAACTATAGTAGAAATTATTCAAGGACATGTAATTGAAGGTAATAAAATTACTGTTTATGGTTGGGTACGTACTAGAAGAGATTCTAGAGCAGGACTCTCATTTCTTACAATATATGATGGTTCTTGTTTTGAATCTTTACAGATCGTAATTAATAACAATATATCTAATTATAATAATGAAGTTATACGATTAACTACTGGTTGTTCTGTTTCAATAACAGGAAAAATAGTAAAATCTTTAGGTAAAGGTCAAAATTACGAAATTCAAGCTTCTCAAATTGAAGTAATTGGTTGGGTAAATGATCCAAATACTTATCCTATTGCTGCTAAAAAACATAGTTTAGAATATTTACGTGAAGTAGCTCATCTTAGACCACGTACTAATATAATTGGTGCAGTAGTAAGAATAAGACATACTTTAGCACAAGCTATTCATCGATTTATGAATGAACATGGTTTTTTTTGGGTATCTACACCATTAATTACTGCTTCTAATACTGAAGGTGCAGGAGAAATGTTTCGAGTTTCTACTTTAGATTTAGAAAATTTACCTAGATTGAATAATGGTAAAATTAATTATGATAAAGATTTTTTTGGAAAGGAAGCATTTTTGACAGTTTCAGGTCAATTAAATGGAGAAAGTTATGCATGTGCTATGTCAAAAATATATACTTTTGGACCAACATTTAGAGCTGAAAATTCTAATACTAGTCGTCATTTAGCTGAATTTTGGATGGTAGAACCAGAAGTAGCATTTGCTACTTTAACTGATATTTTAAAATTAGCAGAATCTTTACTTAAAGATATATTTAAAATAGTATTAAATGAACGTTATGATGATATGCAATTTTTTACAACTGTAATTAATAAAAATATAGTAAATCGTTTAACTAAAATTTTAAATATGAATTTTATTCAAATAGATTACACTGAAGCAATAAATATTTTAAAAAAATATGATTTTAATTTTAAAAACAAAATTTATTGGGGTATGGATTTATCTTCAGAATGTGAACGTTATTTAGTAGATAAATACTTTCAAGCACCAGTAATTATTCAAAATTATCCTAAAAATATAAAAGCATTTTATATGCGGATAAATAATGATAATAAAACTGTTGCTTCAATAGATATACTTATGCCTGGTATTGGTGAAATAATTGGAGGTTCTCAACGTGAAGAACGTTTAGATTATTTAGATAATCGATTATTTGAAATGGGACTTAATAAAGAAGATTATTGGTGGTATCGAGATTTACGTAAATATGGAACTATTCCTCATTCTGGTTTTGGTTTAGGTTTAGAACGATTAATATTATATATTACTGGCATACAAAATATTCGAGATGTAATACCTTTTCCTAGAAGTTCCCGTAATATTAATTTTTAA
- the ygfZ gene encoding tRNA-modifying protein YgfZ yields the protein MLSLIYDQSCSNLAFPSKKLPLTFISMEDWALVTFKGIDTQKYLQNQLTCDIFSLDINHFQFAAHCNFQGKIFSNICIFYYNQSMAFIERRSVRDNHLSELKKYAMFSKITINADDEVVLLGIAGFQVQMELEKIFKNLPNIFCPVIHYKYTTLLYFKLPTPRFLLITNKEVSNYLQQKFKEKAIFKNSQQWLSLDIEAGYPIIDNVNFAKFIPQSVNLQLIDGISFNKGCYLGQEIVARTQYYGTHKRTLCWLVGKSKNIPTAGCKLEVKRNKHWLIIGTILASCKMNTNNIWIQAVLNNKIASSNIFRLYNDNNSEFILKLLF from the coding sequence ATGTTATCTCTAATTTACGATCAATCATGTTCAAATTTAGCATTTCCATCTAAAAAGTTACCGTTAACTTTTATTTCTATGGAAGATTGGGCTTTAGTTACATTTAAAGGTATAGATACACAAAAATATTTACAGAATCAATTAACTTGCGATATTTTTTCTTTAGATATTAATCATTTTCAATTTGCTGCTCATTGTAATTTCCAGGGAAAAATTTTTAGTAACATTTGTATATTTTATTATAATCAAAGTATGGCTTTTATTGAAAGACGAAGCGTGCGTGATAATCATCTTTCAGAACTAAAAAAATATGCGATGTTTTCTAAAATTACTATTAATGCAGATGATGAGGTAGTTTTGCTAGGTATAGCAGGTTTTCAAGTACAAATGGAACTTGAAAAAATTTTTAAAAATTTGCCCAATATATTTTGTCCAGTAATACACTATAAGTATACAACTTTGTTATATTTTAAGTTACCAACACCACGATTTCTATTAATAACAAATAAAGAAGTATCTAATTATCTGCAACAAAAATTCAAAGAAAAAGCTATATTTAAAAATAGTCAACAATGGTTATCTTTAGATATTGAAGCTGGATATCCCATTATTGATAATGTTAATTTTGCAAAGTTTATACCACAATCTGTAAATTTACAATTAATTGATGGTATTAGTTTTAATAAAGGATGTTATCTAGGACAAGAAATAGTGGCACGTACACAATATTACGGTACTCATAAACGCACACTATGCTGGCTAGTAGGTAAATCTAAAAATATTCCTACTGCTGGCTGTAAATTAGAAGTTAAAAGAAACAAACACTGGCTAATAATTGGTACAATACTTGCATCATGTAAAATGAATACAAATAATATTTGGATACAAGCGGTACTAAATAACAAGATAGCATCTTCTAATATTTTTAGATTATACAATGATAATAATAGTGAATTTATATTAAAATTACTATTTTAA
- a CDS encoding DUF721 domain-containing protein — protein sequence MSLSQIQQRGIMLLNLNHIVKKLLPVPLRFWCRVANIHQSVMVLEIANASWKLRFLYEQHQLLYSLKNNIIPSLSSINIKINPDMDKKKELNSIKNKKRNCIITNTFLEKKRRLSVKSATYISNVALTLSKGKLKNTLERLVQLSIENTNSVF from the coding sequence ATGTCTCTATCACAAATTCAGCAACGGGGAATCATGTTATTAAATCTTAATCATATAGTAAAGAAACTACTACCAGTACCTTTGCGTTTTTGGTGTCGCGTTGCTAATATACATCAAAGCGTGATGGTACTAGAAATTGCTAATGCTAGCTGGAAATTAAGATTTCTATATGAACAACATCAACTTTTATATTCACTAAAAAATAATATAATACCATCATTATCATCCATCAACATCAAGATTAATCCTGATATGGATAAAAAAAAGGAATTGAATAGTATAAAAAATAAAAAACGCAATTGTATTATTACAAATACATTTCTAGAAAAAAAACGACGTTTAAGTGTAAAAAGCGCTACATATATTAGTAATGTTGCTCTAACTCTTAGTAAAGGAAAATTAAAAAATACACTAGAAAGATTAGTACAATTATCTATAGAAAATACAAATTCTGTTTTTTAA
- the rsmH gene encoding 16S rRNA (cytosine(1402)-N(4))-methyltransferase RsmH yields MLKNYLHKTVLLNEAIKSLNIHPDGIYLDGTFGRGGHSRLILSKLNANGHLFAMDCDPTAVEVAKNINDSRFTIIQGLISTMTLHMKKLNHLGSINGILLDLGVSSPQLEDPNRGFSFKFDGLLDMRMDTTCGQSAAQWLTRASVDEITWVLKNFGEERFAKRIAKAIFLRNRHHPITRNQELVALITNHIPFRDKHKHPAKRSFQAIRIYINNELQEIKQALNGALTLLAPGGRLSVISFHSLEDRLVKQFIRQHSCIQIPANIPLTEQQISAYYKNNNLQLKSIGKILPSTQEINENSRSRSAVLRIAEKI; encoded by the coding sequence ATGTTAAAAAATTATTTACATAAAACAGTATTGTTAAATGAAGCAATTAAAAGTTTAAATATTCATCCAGATGGTATTTATTTAGATGGAACATTTGGTAGAGGTGGCCATTCACGTCTAATTTTATCAAAACTAAATGCAAATGGACATCTATTTGCAATGGATTGCGATCCCACAGCCGTTGAAGTAGCAAAAAATATTAATGATTCTCGTTTTACTATTATCCAGGGTCTAATTTCTACTATGACTTTGCATATGAAAAAATTGAATCATCTAGGCAGTATTAATGGAATATTGTTAGATCTGGGTGTCTCTTCACCGCAGTTGGAAGATCCCAACCGTGGGTTTTCTTTTAAGTTTGATGGACTGCTTGATATGCGTATGGATACAACATGCGGTCAATCTGCTGCACAGTGGCTAACAAGAGCATCAGTAGATGAGATCACTTGGGTTTTAAAAAATTTCGGTGAAGAACGTTTTGCTAAGCGCATCGCTAAAGCAATTTTCTTACGTAATAGACATCATCCTATTACTCGCAATCAAGAATTGGTAGCGCTGATTACTAATCATATTCCATTTAGAGATAAGCATAAGCATCCTGCCAAACGTAGTTTTCAAGCGATTCGTATTTATATTAATAATGAGTTACAAGAAATTAAACAAGCTCTAAATGGAGCATTAACATTATTAGCTCCAGGAGGAAGACTATCAGTTATTAGTTTTCATTCTCTAGAAGATCGTTTAGTTAAACAATTTATTCGGCAGCATAGCTGCATACAAATACCAGCAAATATACCGCTTACCGAGCAGCAAATTAGTGCTTATTATAAAAATAATAATCTTCAATTAAAATCAATAGGAAAAATACTGCCTTCTACTCAAGAGATAAATGAAAATTCACGTTCTAGAAGTGCAGTGTTACGCATCGCAGAAAAAATATAA
- the leuB gene encoding 3-isopropylmalate dehydrogenase, producing MKKNYHIAVLPGDGIGPEVIKQAYKIIDVVCRHFNVSISTKEYDVGGIAIDNYGHSLPKETIIGCEQADAILFGSVGGPKWEHMPAAKQPERGALLPLRKHFKLFSNLRPARLYSSLKDFCPLRTDIAQRGFDILCVRELTGGIYFGHPKGRQGTGQQEYAFDTEVYYRFEIERIASIAFQSARNRRKKVTSIDKANVLQSSILWREVVNNVAQNYPDVILSHLYIDNATMQLIKDPSQFDVILCSNLFGDIISDECAMLTGSMGMLPSASLNDKSFGMYEPAGGSAPDIAGKNIANPIAQILSTALLLRYSLDLNEAADAIERAVNQALESGYRTADLVRDNSAVSTEKMGDIIATLISK from the coding sequence ATGAAAAAAAATTATCATATTGCAGTTTTACCAGGAGACGGTATTGGACCAGAAGTTATAAAGCAAGCTTATAAAATTATAGATGTTGTGTGTCGACATTTTAATGTTAGTATTTCTACTAAAGAATATGATGTAGGTGGTATAGCTATAGATAATTATGGCCATTCACTTCCAAAAGAAACAATCATTGGCTGTGAGCAAGCGGATGCAATCTTATTTGGATCAGTTGGAGGACCTAAATGGGAACATATGCCAGCAGCAAAACAACCGGAACGGGGTGCACTACTACCATTGCGTAAACACTTTAAGTTATTTTCTAACCTCAGACCAGCAAGATTATATTCTAGTTTAAAAGATTTTTGTCCTTTGCGAACTGATATTGCTCAACGAGGATTCGATATTTTATGTGTACGAGAGCTTACTGGAGGTATTTACTTTGGGCACCCTAAAGGTCGCCAAGGTACTGGTCAACAAGAGTATGCTTTCGATACTGAAGTATATTATCGTTTTGAAATTGAACGTATTGCTAGTATTGCCTTTCAATCTGCTAGAAACAGACGCAAAAAAGTAACTTCAATAGACAAAGCTAACGTATTACAAAGTTCTATTTTATGGAGAGAAGTAGTAAATAATGTAGCACAAAATTATCCAGACGTGATTTTATCACATTTATATATTGATAATGCTACAATGCAGTTAATTAAAGATCCATCCCAATTTGACGTAATATTATGCTCAAATTTATTTGGTGATATTATATCCGATGAATGTGCAATGCTTACTGGATCTATGGGTATGCTTCCATCAGCAAGTTTAAATGATAAAAGTTTTGGAATGTATGAACCAGCAGGAGGATCAGCTCCAGATATAGCCGGGAAAAATATTGCCAATCCAATAGCACAGATTTTATCTACCGCTCTACTTCTTAGATACAGCTTAGATTTAAATGAAGCTGCAGACGCTATTGAACGTGCTGTAAATCAGGCTTTAGAATCTGGCTACCGTACCGCTGATTTAGTTAGAGATAATAGCGCGGTAAGTACTGAAAAAATGGGTGATATTATTGCTACTTTAATAAGTAAATAG
- the leuC gene encoding 3-isopropylmalate dehydratase large subunit: MGKSLYQKLYDAHIVYEVENEAPLLYIDRHLIHEVTSPQAFDGLRKKGRIVRQPNKTFATMDHNVSTQTKDINACGDMARVQMQELIKNCTEFGIQLYDLNHPYQGIVHVMGPEQGMTLPGMTIVCGDSHTATHGAFGALAFGIGTSEVEHVLATQTLKQSRAKTMRIDVIGHTAPSITAKDIILTIIGKIGTAGGTGYVVEFNGLAIRSLSMEGRMTLCNMAIEMGAKAGLVAPDDITYSYLQNRQFAPKGESWHQYLKYWNTLKSDNDAHFDKIITLDASNIAPQITWGTNPGQVIAINNPIPSPESFSDLVEQKSAAKALTYMDLQPGSYLTDVKIDKVFIGSCTNSRIEDLRAAAAVAYGRSVAKGVHAIVVPGSGPVKKQAELEGLDIIFIEAGFEWRLPGCSMCLAMNNDRLNPGERCASTSNRNFEGRQGRGGRTHLVSPAMAAAAAVVGRFTDIREFS; the protein is encoded by the coding sequence ATGGGAAAATCATTATACCAAAAATTATATGATGCACACATTGTTTATGAAGTAGAAAATGAAGCGCCGTTGTTGTATATTGACCGACATTTAATACATGAAGTAACCTCACCACAAGCATTTGACGGTCTGCGAAAAAAAGGTCGCATTGTACGACAACCTAATAAAACTTTTGCTACAATGGATCATAATGTTTCTACACAAACTAAAGACATTAATGCATGTGGAGATATGGCTCGCGTTCAGATGCAAGAGTTGATAAAAAATTGCACTGAATTTGGCATACAGCTTTATGACTTAAATCATCCATACCAAGGCATTGTACATGTCATGGGTCCTGAACAAGGAATGACTCTTCCTGGAATGACTATTGTTTGCGGAGATTCTCATACTGCTACTCACGGAGCTTTTGGTGCTTTAGCATTTGGTATTGGTACATCAGAAGTTGAACATGTACTCGCAACACAGACTTTAAAACAAAGTAGAGCTAAAACCATGAGAATAGATGTAATAGGGCATACAGCACCTAGTATTACTGCTAAAGATATAATTTTAACTATTATTGGGAAAATAGGCACTGCTGGGGGTACTGGATATGTAGTAGAATTTAACGGGCTTGCTATACGATCTCTTAGTATGGAAGGACGTATGACATTATGCAATATGGCCATTGAAATGGGTGCTAAAGCTGGTTTGGTTGCACCTGATGATATTACTTATTCTTATTTACAGAATCGTCAATTTGCCCCTAAAGGTGAATCTTGGCATCAATACTTAAAATATTGGAATACTCTAAAATCTGACAATGATGCTCATTTCGATAAAATAATAACTCTGGATGCGTCAAACATAGCTCCTCAAATTACTTGGGGTACTAACCCTGGTCAAGTAATTGCTATTAACAACCCTATTCCGTCACCAGAATCATTTAGCGATCTCGTAGAGCAAAAATCAGCAGCAAAAGCACTCACTTATATGGATTTACAACCTGGTAGTTACTTAACAGATGTTAAAATTGATAAGGTTTTCATTGGTTCTTGTACTAATTCCCGTATTGAAGATCTTCGTGCTGCTGCAGCAGTTGCTTATGGCCGTAGTGTAGCTAAAGGCGTACATGCTATCGTTGTACCTGGTTCTGGGCCAGTTAAAAAACAAGCAGAATTAGAAGGTTTAGATATAATTTTTATTGAAGCAGGTTTTGAATGGCGTTTGCCAGGTTGTTCTATGTGCCTAGCAATGAATAATGATCGCTTAAATCCAGGAGAACGCTGTGCTTCTACCAGTAATCGTAACTTTGAAGGACGCCAGGGACGTGGCGGACGTACTCATTTAGTAAGTCCCGCAATGGCAGCAGCTGCTGCAGTGGTAGGACGTTTTACTGATATTCGTGAATTTAGTTAA
- the leuD gene encoding 3-isopropylmalate dehydratase small subunit: protein MVKFIEHTGIVLPLDIANVDTDAIIPKQFLQKVTRTGFGKHLFHDWRFLDNAGKKPNPDFVLNQPRYQGASILLARENFGCGSSREHAPWALIDYGFHALIAPSFADIFYNNSINNQLLPIILSENQVNDLFILVTEQKKITFTVNLELQQVIVGDKIYYFKIESFSRYCLINGIDNIDLTLMHDEAISQYEIHKCSFMN, encoded by the coding sequence ATGGTTAAATTTATAGAACATACCGGTATCGTTTTACCTCTGGATATAGCTAATGTAGATACGGATGCCATTATTCCTAAGCAATTTTTACAAAAGGTAACTCGTACCGGATTTGGAAAACATTTATTCCATGATTGGCGTTTTTTAGATAACGCAGGAAAAAAACCCAATCCAGATTTTGTTTTAAATCAACCGCGATATCAAGGTGCCAGTATTTTACTGGCACGTGAAAATTTTGGTTGCGGTTCTTCACGCGAACATGCTCCTTGGGCATTAATAGACTACGGTTTTCATGCGTTAATTGCACCAAGTTTTGCCGATATTTTTTATAATAACAGTATTAACAATCAATTGTTACCGATTATTCTTTCAGAAAATCAAGTGAATGATCTATTTATTCTAGTTACAGAACAAAAAAAGATAACTTTTACTGTTAATTTAGAATTACAGCAAGTAATAGTTGGTGATAAAATTTATTATTTTAAAATAGAAAGTTTTAGTCGTTATTGTTTAATAAATGGTATCGATAATATCGATCTTACATTAATGCATGATGAAGCAATAAGCCAATACGAAATACATAAGTGTTCATTTATGAACTAA